One segment of Triticum aestivum cultivar Chinese Spring chromosome 2A, IWGSC CS RefSeq v2.1, whole genome shotgun sequence DNA contains the following:
- the LOC123185570 gene encoding vegetative cell wall protein gp1-like, protein MRWCYVGKATKIFFAVVAGLAVVGLIVAVGAVIHRAKSHRNSGAACTTAAGGCQPVPPGTVSQQPSMPSTAVTAPPPPPNPTFPAPETPFPPPQPPLQPPPAPIASPSPATFASPPPPDVLVPPPPAIAPLAPEFASQPPPAALVPPPPAPESASQPPPAALVPPPASASQPPPVALVPPPPAPDAPSPTAS, encoded by the coding sequence ATGCGGTGGTGCTACGTGGGGAAGGCGACCAAGATCTTCTTCGCCGTCGTGGCCGGGCTCGCCGTCGTCGGTCTCATCGTTGCCGTCGGCGCCGTCATCCACCGCGCCAAGTCCCATCGCAACTCCGGCGCCGCCTGCACCACCGCCGCCGGCGGGTGTCAGCCAGTCCCGCCCGGGACCGTCAGCCAACAGCCATCCATGCCTTCCACCGCGgtcaccgccccgccgccgccgccgaatccCACCTTTCCTGCCCCGGAAACCCCCTTCCCGCCGCCTCAACCCCCTCTGCAGCCGCCGCCAGCACCAATTGCGTCGCCCTCGCCGGCCACATTTGCGTCCCCGCCGCCTCCGGACGTGCTGGTGCCGCCACCACCAGCAATCGCGCCACTGGCGCCGGAATTCGCGTCACAGCCGCCTCCGGCTGCGCTGGtgccgccgccaccggcgccggAATCTGCGTCACAGCCGCCTCCGGCTGCGTTGGTGCCGCCGCCGGCATCCGCGTCACAGCCGCCGCCGGTCGCGCTGGTGCCGCCACCGCCGGCCCCGGATGCGCCGAGCCCGACGGCGTCCTGA